From a single Azospirillum fermentarium genomic region:
- a CDS encoding VOC family protein: MTIPPLSRLDHITVAAATVRDGVEWVAARLKGITPPAGGAHPVMGTHNHLLRLGDGLFLEVIAPDPAVPDPPRRPRWFALDDPAFLAGLRRDGPRLATWVARTDAIGAVAARSPVPLGAPERVGRGTLEWLITVPPDGSLPADGVVPTLIQWPADRPHPAESMADFCVRLEGLTLHHPDPALVAAALTQLDVAEARPGGPVRVDPAPAAPRLVARLRLGSGDAVVLG; the protein is encoded by the coding sequence ATGACCATCCCCCCGCTGTCCCGGCTGGACCACATCACCGTCGCCGCCGCCACCGTGCGCGACGGGGTGGAATGGGTGGCTGCACGGCTGAAGGGAATCACCCCGCCGGCCGGCGGGGCGCACCCGGTCATGGGCACCCATAATCATCTGCTGCGGCTGGGCGACGGCCTGTTTCTGGAGGTCATCGCCCCCGACCCGGCGGTGCCCGATCCCCCGCGCCGTCCGCGCTGGTTCGCGCTGGACGATCCCGCCTTTCTGGCGGGCCTGCGCCGGGACGGGCCGCGGCTGGCCACCTGGGTGGCGCGCACCGACGCTATCGGTGCGGTGGCCGCCCGGTCCCCGGTGCCGCTGGGCGCGCCGGAACGGGTCGGGCGCGGAACCCTGGAATGGCTCATCACGGTGCCGCCCGACGGTTCGCTGCCGGCGGACGGGGTGGTGCCGACGCTGATCCAATGGCCGGCGGACCGGCCCCACCCGGCGGAATCCATGGCCGATTTCTGCGTGCGGCTGGAAGGGCTGACCCTTCACCATCCCGACCCCGCCCTGGTGGCGGCGGCGCTGACCCAACTGGACGTGGCGGAGGCCCGCCCCGGCGGCCCCGTGCGTGTGGACCCCGCCCCCGCCGCCCCGCGTCTGGTGGCGCGGCTGCGGCTGGGGTCGGGGGACGCTGTGGTGTTGGGGTAA